The Vicinamibacterales bacterium genomic interval CGCCGCCTGTCGCGCCATCCTGCGGGAACCGATCGAAGACACCCGCGAACTCCGTCTCGAGCGTGCGGAGGTAGCTCGCCGAGGCCGAGACCTGGGGAAAGAGCCCGCTCCTGGCCACGCGGCGCTGGGCGTCCGCCTGGCGCAACGACGCTTGCGCCGCCGTCAGGGCCTCGCTCGCGGGGATTGCCAGGTCGAGCGCGCGCGCCAGCGTCAGCACGACTGGCGCGGCGGCAGCCTGCTGTGCCTCCGCGCGGGCGGCCACCAGCAGCGCCGAGCTGCAGACCAGACCGAACAGTCGCAGATGTCGGTGCACGAGAAGGGCGCTGCAAATGACGCTCCGGTACCGCGCCGGGCCGCGAGGCGACGGCCCCACGCCTCACGTGGAGCGACGCCCGGGAAGGTTGGCGCGGTTGCCCAGTCTCGGTCGTCCGCTTCCCACATTGGGCGAAGGCGGTCCGGCGGCGGCGGAGCGGCGCGGACGCGGGCGAGGATCATCGGAGGGCGAGGGCACAGACCCGTTAGAGTGCCGTGATGCGACGCCTGCTCTCGACGCTCGTCGACCGCCTGCTCCTCGTCCGTGCGCGGCGGCGGCTCGCGCGCTACGGCGTGGACGGCCCTGGCGCGTCACTCGACCGGCTGACCCTCGACCTGGAGGCCGTGCCCGGCATGATGACGCGCGAGGCCGGGCCGATGCTGTTCGCGCTGGCCGCCACGCAGGCGCTCGCCGGCGACATCGTGGAGATCGGATCGTGGCAGGGGCGCTCGACCATCTTCCTCGCCTCCGGCGCGCGTGCGGCCGCCAACGGCACGGTGTACGCCGTGGACCACTTTCGCGGCAATGCCGGCAAGGAGCACCTGTTCCGCGCCGGACGCGACGACCTGTCCGACCTGCCCGG includes:
- a CDS encoding class I SAM-dependent methyltransferase — encoded protein: MRRLLSTLVDRLLLVRARRRLARYGVDGPGASLDRLTLDLEAVPGMMTREAGPMLFALAATQALAGDIVEIGSWQGRSTIFLASGARAAANGTVYAVDHFRGNAGKEHLFRAGRDDLSDLPGRFGRNVERFGVSDRVELLAVDSASAARTLRDRDVRVRLLFIDGNHEHDAVRADVDAFRGLLLPRALVVFDDYSTSFPGVTRCVHELVAAGALAPRFQYGRCFVAEAVRP
- a CDS encoding TolC family protein; translated protein: MHRHLRLFGLVCSSALLVAARAEAQQAAAAPVVLTLARALDLAIPASEALTAAQASLRQADAQRRVARSGLFPQVSASASYLRTLETEFAGVFDRFPQDGATGG